Genomic window (candidate division WOR-3 bacterium):
GTAAAATCAACCACATACATAGCCTTAACATTTTCCAAAATTTTTGTGAAACTTTCAACAGATTTAATTTTTTGTGCTGAGGGCATTATGTTTTCCTCCTTCTTGCTTCTTCAATTGAATAATTTAAATCTATTTTTAAACCAGGACTCATAGTTGTTGAAAGGGTAATTTTCTCAATATAATTCCCCTTTACACCTTGTGGTCTTGCATTTAAAACTTCATTTAAAAAAGCATAAAAATTTTCAATCAACTCTACTTCAGAAAAAGTTACCTTACCAATCGGAGCATGAATATTACCTGTTTTATCAACCTTAAACTCTATCCTTCCCTTTTTAAGTTCTTTCACAACCCTTCCTATATCTTTTGTAACAGTCCCTGTTTTAGGTGAGGGCATTAAACCTCTTGGACCCAAAATTTTACCCAGTTTTGAAACTTCTTTCATAGCTTCAGGTGTTGTAACAACAACATCAAAATCAAGCCAGCCCTGATTAATTTTATCTATATATTCTTTAAATCCAACATAATCAGCTCCAGCATCAAGAGCTTCTTTTTCTCCCTCACCAGGAGTTAAAACTAAAACTCTAACCTTTTTACCAGTTCCATAAGGCAAAAGACATGTTCCTCTAACCATCTGGTCAGCCTTTCTTGGATCAACATTTAACTTGATAGCACATTCAACTGTTTCTGGAAATTTAGCTGTCGCAAGTTCCTTTAAAAGAGGTATAGCTTCTTCAGGTTTATAATACTTATTTCTATCTACTTTTTCAAGTAAAGCCAAAAATCTTTTACTATGTTTTGGCATTTTTACCTCCTTTAAGATTCTACAACTTCAATTCCCATACTTTTTGCTGTTCCTTCAATAATCCTCATAGCTGCTTCCAAGGTAGTTGCATTTAAATCATTCATCTTCATTTTAGCAATCTCTTCAATATCCTTTTTTGTGACTCTACCTACTTTAACCTTGTTGGGCTCTCCAGAACCCTTTACTATTTGAGCCTTCTTTTTTAATAGAACAGATGCCGGAGGTGTTTTCAAAACAAAATCAAATGACCTATCCTTATAAACAGTTATAACAACAGGGATGATAAGCCCTGCTTCCATCTTTTTTGTAGCTTCATTAAACCTTTTACAGAATTCCATTATATTAACTCCGTGCTGCCCAAGAGCAGGGCCTATGGGAGGAGCAGGATTGGCCTGCCCCGCAGGTATTTGTAATTTTATTTGGGTTACTATTTCTTTTTTTCCCTTCATTTTTTACCTCACTCTTTCAACCATATCAAAATCAAGGTCAGAAACCATTGTTGCTCTTCCAAAAATTGTTACAACTACATTTAATTTTCCTTTATCAGGGAATACCTTATCAACTATACCTGTGAAATTTTCAAAAGGTCCAACAAGAATTCTAACCTTATCTCCTGGCAAAAAAGGACTTTCTGCCTTTCTTCTTTCCTGCTCCTCTTTTATTGTTAAAAGAAGTTTTTCAACTTCCTCTCTCTTAAGAATTGGAATATCTTTCGTAGGGTCTCTTGCGAGTAATGGCCTTAAACCTGCATAATTTTGAAGCATTGTAATAACTTCCCTTGCATCCTTTTTTATTTCAACAAGCACATATCCAGCAAAAAGGGGCTTCTGGTGTGGCACTCTTCTTCCGTCCTTCAAAATTCTAATTTTTGTCTCTGTAGGAACGAGAACCTGCTTTATTTTATCTTTTAAATTTTTTTCCTCTATAAAATTTTCAAGGATTTTTTTCACTTTGTTTTCCCTTCCTGACAGTGTCCAGAAAACTATCCACTGAGTTTCTTCTTTTAAATCTTTTAAATCTTTCATTTTAGTATTAAACCAATTAGTCTTGAAAAAATAAAGTCAAGCAGAAAAATAAAAATAGATACAATAATCGAAAATATAATTACACCTATAGTAGCACTCATAACTATTTTTCTTTCAGGCCATGCCATTCTATCCATTTCCACCTTTACCTCACGCAAAAAATTTATAAATTTTAAAACTGGATTCATATTTATTACTTAATTTTAGTTTCCTTATGCACCGTATGCTTTTTACACCATTTACAGTATTTCTTTATTTCCATTTTTACCATCTTTTTATCCTTTGATTTTGTAATTCTATAATTCCTTCTTTTACAAACTGAACAGGTTAAAAAAAATAATTCCCTCATTCAGAGGTAATTCTCCTTCTATTAAAAACAGGCCCGGAGGGATTTGAACCCCCAACCATCGGATTTGGAATCCGACGCTCTACCTTGTTGAGCTACGGGCCTATTTGGGGTGTTTAATTATACAATATTAAATTCAATTTGTCAAGTAAATGTACAATTTATATACATATTAGAATAATAATTGTTCCTTATATAATTTTTCAAAAAGTATTCAAGGGGTGAAAAAGTGTTAAAGACTTGATGTTGTTTTGCATAAAAAAATTTTTCCTTTTATTTATAATCTCAATGTTTCAGATGCCACTTCTTTTACCTTATAAAATACCATTTACCTCATATGGCACCAAAAATAAATAGTTCCTTATTTGTCCTTTCTACTAAATTTACCTATTAACTATAACTTTTAAAATTTTTTCCTCCTTATTGTATTTTAAAAAATAAATACCCGGGCAAATTCCATCCACGGATAATGAAATTTTTGAATTTAATTTATTCACCATATAAGTTCTAACTTTCTCACCAAGAACATTATAAAGTTCAAATTGACTTATTTTATCTTTAATCAAAGGACTTAATTCAATCTTTATTTCGTTTTTAACAATATTATTTAATAATCTGAATTCTTCTTTTGAAAAATCTTTCTCCTTTATTCCTACTCCATAAAATTCATAAATCTGTAAACCAGCAGCAAAATCAGCAACATAGGCATAATTTCCTGAAACATAAACATCAAATGCATATCCAGGTGTATCATAATATCCTGCTTCATATGGTGATGAAGGATCTGAAATATTTATTATCCTTAAACCAGCATCAAGATCAGCAACATAGGCATAATTTCCTGAAACATAAACACCACATGCAGATCCAGGTGTATAATAATATCCTGCTTCATATGGTAGTGAGGGATTTGAAATATTTATTATCCTTAAACCAGCATAATCAGCAACACAGGCATAATTTCCTGAAACATAAACACCCCGTGCCGAGCCAGGTGTATCATAATATCCTGCTCCATATGGTGATGAAGGATTTGAAATATTTATTATCCTTAAACCAGCACTCCC
Coding sequences:
- the rplA gene encoding 50S ribosomal protein L1 — protein: MPKHSKRFLALLEKVDRNKYYKPEEAIPLLKELATAKFPETVECAIKLNVDPRKADQMVRGTCLLPYGTGKKVRVLVLTPGEGEKEALDAGADYVGFKEYIDKINQGWLDFDVVVTTPEAMKEVSKLGKILGPRGLMPSPKTGTVTKDIGRVVKELKKGRIEFKVDKTGNIHAPIGKVTFSEVELIENFYAFLNEVLNARPQGVKGNYIEKITLSTTMSPGLKIDLNYSIEEARRRKT
- the rplK gene encoding 50S ribosomal protein L11, with the protein product MKGKKEIVTQIKLQIPAGQANPAPPIGPALGQHGVNIMEFCKRFNEATKKMEAGLIIPVVITVYKDRSFDFVLKTPPASVLLKKKAQIVKGSGEPNKVKVGRVTKKDIEEIAKMKMNDLNATTLEAAMRIIEGTAKSMGIEVVES
- a CDS encoding transcription termination/antitermination NusG family protein, which codes for MKDLKDLKEETQWIVFWTLSGRENKVKKILENFIEEKNLKDKIKQVLVPTETKIRILKDGRRVPHQKPLFAGYVLVEIKKDAREVITMLQNYAGLRPLLARDPTKDIPILKREEVEKLLLTIKEEQERRKAESPFLPGDKVRILVGPFENFTGIVDKVFPDKGKLNVVVTIFGRATMVSDLDFDMVERVR
- the secE gene encoding preprotein translocase subunit SecE — translated: MNPVLKFINFLREVKVEMDRMAWPERKIVMSATIGVIIFSIIVSIFIFLLDFIFSRLIGLILK
- the rpmG gene encoding 50S ribosomal protein L33; protein product: MRELFFLTCSVCKRRNYRITKSKDKKMVKMEIKKYCKWCKKHTVHKETKIK